The sequence ACTGGAAACCCTCGCTCGCGCCCTGTGGCGCGATGCCCTGAATTTCCCCTGGGCCAACACCGCCATCACTCTTCGCGAACGCTTCCGCGAAGACCGCCTGGGCATCACCGCCAGCAGCCTGACCTTCACCACCACCATCTCGCTGGTGCCGCTGTTCACCGTGGCCCTGGCCATCTTCAGCGCGTTCCCGATGTTCGACCGGTTGCAGGTCACGCTGCAGCGCTGGCTGGTGCAAAGCCTGGTGCCGCCCGACATCGCCAAGCAGGTGTTCAGTTACCTCAACCAGTTCGCCGGCAAGGCCGGGCAGATCGGCTGGGCCGGCGCGTTGGTGCTGCTGGTCACGGCGCTCGCGCTGATCCTCACCATCGACCGCAAGCTCAACGACATCTGGCGCGTGCGCCAGCCGCGCTCGTTCACCCAGCGGGTGCTGGTGTACTGGGCGGTGCTCACGCTGGGGCCGTTGCTGCTGGCGGGCAGCCTGACGGTGACCACCTACGCCGTCACCGCCTCGCGCGGGGTGGTGTCCGGCCTGCCGGGTGGGGTGCGTTTTCTGCTGGAAACGATCCAGTTCGCACTGGTCACCGGCGGCATTGCGGCGCTGTACCGGTATGTGCCCAACACGCGGGTGCGCTGGAGCCATGCGCTCATCGGCAGCATTTTCGTGGCCACCGGGCTGGAGCTGGCCAAGAAGCTGCTGGCCTGGTACCTCGCGCAGGTGCCCACCTACTCGGTGGTCTACGGTACGTTTGCCACTGTGCCGATCCTGCTGGTGTGGTTTTACGTGGCCTGGGTGATCGTGCTGCTGGGCGCTGTGGTGGCCGCCTACCTGCCCAGCCTGCTCTCGGGCATTGCACGGCGCGGCGACACGCCGGGCTGGAGCTTTCAGCTCGCGCTGGAAGTGCTGGAGCAGTTGCACACCGCGCGCGACACGTCGCCC is a genomic window of Hydrogenophaga sp. RAC07 containing:
- a CDS encoding YihY family inner membrane protein gives rise to the protein MTFKERARALETLARALWRDALNFPWANTAITLRERFREDRLGITASSLTFTTTISLVPLFTVALAIFSAFPMFDRLQVTLQRWLVQSLVPPDIAKQVFSYLNQFAGKAGQIGWAGALVLLVTALALILTIDRKLNDIWRVRQPRSFTQRVLVYWAVLTLGPLLLAGSLTVTTYAVTASRGVVSGLPGGVRFLLETIQFALVTGGIAALYRYVPNTRVRWSHALIGSIFVATGLELAKKLLAWYLAQVPTYSVVYGTFATVPILLVWFYVAWVIVLLGAVVAAYLPSLLSGIARRGDTPGWSFQLALEVLEQLHTARDTSPKGLSLEALAQVLRVDALQLEEPVATLVALDWLGRLDEDGERYVMLVDPSRTPMAPLVERLLLARQPNTARFWSESHWAGLSLAQALASTPLSTAAQEMAEGPSVASG